aatttaatttaattattaattggTTATATAAAAGAGGGTTTGTTTTATAACGTAAGAATTTGTTAAAATGAAAGGGGGTAAATTTGTATGTATGCCTTCAATCTTTTTTATAGATAACAAATAACTTAACATTTCTAATTTATggtaaaattaaatattatataattttgccatgtaataatatatttctttttttcaaaCTTTTTGAAAGATTTGAAATGCAGTTATAAAACGATATACCcccaaaaaataagaatattaataacctttataataaaattttgttttaataataattaagaTAAAGTATTtagtattaataaaaaaataatttattatacaaattattaatagaGGATAATTCCATGATAATGCATGTTGTTGCCTGCTTTTTGTGAGGATTATGGACAATAATCATAATATTAAGTTTGCAAGTCCAATTGTATAGAAAATACTTAACCTAATTAATTGCgtgtttcattttttcgGTATTTTGATTTTACGAAATACTgctttaaaattttataataatttgaataaaaaaatatttaataaaaatgttgttttttcataatgcaccaaatatgtaaataacggatacattattttatatataaacttgataaaattattaatatattttatggaaACTTTTAATTAAGTGGGATAAGTGAATAACATTAagagaaatatattttcgtTTATAGTATTTCTTTgggataataaaaattaactatttttttatggaGCCGCATATATTAGTAATaggtttattttttatttctatataataatttttttttaaactatttttgaaaaatattaaaaaagtattaaaaaaaatataaaattaattataagctcacaatatattatattaacatatacatttataaattaatttaaaataatatatggacataattaattagttatctaattatatttttaatttatcttttacataatatatatttttttgaaaacatattagttaaaaaatgaagaaaggAAATAACGGTAATTTTAGTATGGCTCGTAATTGCGAATGCAAAAAGATAGATAATGATGATATGGTATCATCCACGAGATATTCCAACAAATTTGGCGAGAAATTTAATTTGATTTCTTGTACAAAATTGTTTGCGCTGGGCATGTTATTTTTGATATGCAAAAATTGTGACAATGTAcgaaaaaacaataaataaaataatagtgacacattctaatatattttgtttatatttttttcttttttgtgttatatgcacatatacatatatttgatgatacataattttagttataagaaaatttgttatttttattttaaaatttactATACCCTTTAATTACAACTTTATTGTCATTTATTTacttatttgtatttttactttttagAGCACGCAAACTACATCCGCATACCAAGAATACCAATATAATGGTTTGATTTTAGGAAAAAGCAGAATATTATCAGAGTTGGATCAAAATAAAGATCAAAATTTAGGTTATAAAACACAAAGTTATGAAGATTCTTCGACTGAAAATGCATCAACCTCATATATGTCAACATTAAAAACTGATGAAGAAAGTAATACGGCGGGCGAAGATAGAAAAGAAGATAACAATGATGCAGCATTCattggaaaaaaatcaaCTGAAAAAAAACCTCACATTGATAGAATATCTTCCACTTTAAATCCAGAATCCACTGACAGAAGAAAATCTTCTGATGAACAAAAGTCTTCTAAcgataaaaacatatttaaagATGTTGATGATCTAATAAATGGCATCAAATCACGTTATCAAGACATCaccaataaaataaaatcaccTGAATTCCAAAACGAATGTAAAGGTTATATAAATGTCGCAAAAGAAATGATTGAAGATCATAGAAACCATGCTATGAGATTTGTATCTAGAAATTTAAATTCTTTAGGTATTGATCAAATATTCAACGATGAGCATGGTGGCTATGCGTTCCTTGCAAAAATTATGTTAACAAAAGTCTTTGTTGATAATTTGTTCGTCCCAAatttcttaaaaaataactcAACAATACTTTCAACTATAGTTtactttttaataataagtTTCATCGTAAGCAACTATCTTGATGCCACtcaaaataatgaaagagaaagaaaaaatttgaataaatCTAACATATTTTGTAGAGCAAAACCTATGtgattaaattaattataaaaataatatatgtatgcatatacaaacgttttacttatatatatgtatgtgaGTTTGTACGCCTTTAAacactttttatttatatatatgtagaGTATAACTACATACTGATCGCAGATAAATGTTATATTGTGATATTTAATTATGAGCATGCAATTTTTGAAACATTTCGCAAAAACgataagaaataaatttttatgatttgaATATTAGATTTGCTATTTGTTCGCGCTTTATAgcttaattttataattacgTTTCGTTTCGACACATTTGTTAATGTTTTATGATATTTATCTATACCAAAGATGTTAAgcattattaaaaataaaatatattaatatatatataagtataaaaaatcataaaaaagaaaaaacatataCTAAAATTTTCCACATCCGTAActtgcatatttttaacatagaaataatatcatattaatattaaaagaaatcACCAATAAAAGACATTTCATAAACTATAATACTTATACCTAACGTGTTCATATCAATTAAATATGATCAACATATTATATCgaaattgtatattttaatgtaaaatattgtCTAATCATgtataataattcataatatcttatattataaatgttTATTGTATAAGAAAGGTTCAGAGATTCgttgtattatatatatcccAATATACGACATGTTTACTATATttgatgaatatatttattttaaaaagcCTTTTGTTTGTAttctacatttttttaatttaaattataattctTCTCAATTAAATTGTAATAAcaacattatatatgttatataaaCTATAACAGAGCCgactaaataaaatatttatatattataatagataatcataaaatatagtgCATATTAGATAAATcaagatatattaaaatgacATCTATAACGAAATCGATTTTTATtctatatacattttttataataaaaaaaaaaatatatatattaataaaatagctaagtctataaatattatgctaacaacaaaaatacattgtaacatattataaaaacttatttaaaattgaattatatataatacaatttttttgaatttattatatcatatttcTGTTAATTTGGCAATTCTTATTAATTggaatttatttatacatttttatttatctaTCTATCATAAAAGGTATAATATTAGATTAATcatacaatattttttaagctTCAAAAATTTGgggtatatataaattacgAAATGTTTAAAACAtgttaaattttaaaatagttaaaatGAAGGtatataagtatatttcataaaattaaaaatatttttggtctaatagttttttttaataataataaaaagttaggtatataaaattagcgttattattttaatataatacatataagcTATCGTATCAACGACTAAACACTAAAATATTGTTTGATTATGGAAGCATAATATGATTATTGTATAagtataaattatataaaaaatgtatgttccaattaatttgtttgaaatgataattttgttattatatatatatatatatatatatatatatatatatatatatataaactcAAAGAatacatttaaatttatcgtttttatgataatatatatattaacataactattttattttaaacaatgaaaaaaagaatttcaatattgatttaaatctattttattgagtgtatttaattatacatTGTATTGTACAATTATATAACAGTgacaaaacaaataataataataataccaaattaattttataaataagaaaatgcttattatttatatttaatttgcTTATATAGACataaattcattatatatattcttaaaCATGTGATAAAACTAAAAACATACGCATAAAAGatcaaattaaatattataatatttagtTAAGTAAAATTTCATGTGGCAATATTAGAGTTAACGCTGtcaagaaaaataatattaattctattaataattatatatttttttaaaaatgttatttttctattatagAATTTAATAGaatttcattataaaaaatatatatttaaattttaagtAGAAATACACAcgtaaaaatgataatttacATTGTTGCTaaagttttattattaccaCCAAATAAAGAGTAATTGtgaaaattgtaaaattatataaaaagaatttcatttaatttattttacaaattaaaatttattttcatattattggAGTTTTAAAACGATACGACCCAAatgatttaataaatttatttgtatatataggCATACTAGGATGTAAATACAGTTGCTGTACATTTAAAATTCATTTCTAATCAATAtagataaattaaaataatataaaggTTATATATGTGCACTTAGAAAAGGGAGAAATGAAACTTAAATTCGAATActataattttaacaatAACTACGTTATATAGTAttagaaataaatacataaatatttagtatatcttataaaataactaattatatcttttaataattctagtcataataaatttcttaattttatatatttgtgtaGTATGTTAGTTTTGGAGcgaaatttattaaaaaagggAGACAATactatttttctatatgcAAAGATAAATACAAGgaaatatgttttaaataCGTTACAAACtactataatttttatagcAAAGTCAAATCAAATGATATTaaggatatatattttatgaataatttgtattatatatacgtGTTTAATCATTCTTTAAgcatacataaatataggCAAATTAGCTAATTCCAATATGAAttaatatcatatatatttagtaATAGCATTGTGTTATCAttctatattaattttaaattaatatcataaataataagaatGTGCTTAACTACAGATAATTTCTCTATATATAAgttttatatgaaaaagaatataataacaatatatctgcatattaaagaaaatgtaCCATAATAATGTCTAATTATgtggtatatatattatgtatattacaTTACTTATacatttcatttaattttatttttataatattttctttaatatattttttattaaatttttttaaaacaatttattaGTACAAAAAGTTTGATGAATTGAAGCAGCTTTCCCTTGACGAATTTAATATGTCTAATAATTATCAATTTAATGGTGATgattacaaaaattattttcctaAAGATTTACATACCGAGATCGATAAAATTAACGGTTGGTGTTTATGTctattaacaaattttttaataatccCGATGATATTAcgtttgataaaaataataataacgaGGTTGctgaatatataatgaacttgttaagttatatattaagCTTAAAGTCATGTAAAAACTTCaacaatttaaataaattttatgaagcacatataaaagaaaatatgcAGCATACTATCCTTGTAGAACATAGTTCACATTATACTATGCCTAATACAAATTCTTATAGctatacaaattttaagggtttaatatatacaaatacgtatttaatgaatattgatattgaatatatgattaaattttatgtaaTACTCTTATTGGTTTcaatatgaataatttaAGAGCCAAggaataatatatagattttatcgaaaagtatatattattaatgaaaattttaataatagtgGAAATAAATCACATAATAAATAGCTGAGTtctttatcaaaatattacaaTAGTTTAAAAAACCATTCTTCTATACTTTCTGTAACGAGAACATCTTCAAAATTTTCGCCGATTGGAGCAACAACTCTAATTTCTTCATCAATTTCtcaaaaatttaaaacatatagCTCTCCAAGTGAATTATCACCATTGCATTCTGATGATACAGCATCAAATCCATTGATGGTAAATGAATTGATTccaatttatttgtattttgtGCAATACCAACTTTTCTAGGAATTGCGTATAAGACAAATAATAAGGCAATtcgaaaatataatattttaaaatattttcaccacattttatatatgggtttacaatatttttttaacattattatattagcATTCGTTATTTGGATTATGGAAAAGCTTTCGAAGGCAACGTTTAAGAGGggaataaatacaaaaaaggaaaaaataaatcattaatatatgatttgAGAGTGTGATTCATcgattttaatatattcttGTATGGGagataaataattaaaaaaaaaataggaCAAAAATGGcggtaaaaaataatataaaggGAAGTTATACAGAAACAAATTTTGACGAGTGATAACGCTTATACTTGATTTGTTCACAAAATTAAACACATGTAAtgtattttaatataaaactgGTGTaatcaaattatataccaaaaaacatatttaaaatgaaaGGAATATGTTTTGTGATGGTAATTTAAAGTAGGCATTATCcatgaaaaaaacataattttattaatatatgcatcACAATATTAGAGCGTTAAAAACCTATTATAAggaatatacatttatttctCATCAAATAGTTGCTTTAATTTGGAAAAATCTAGCATTTTTATTGCTTTAGCTTTTCGAATATACCACCAAGGGACATTAGGACAATTAAATTCAATCTAcagaaaaaagaaaaagtgaattaatatatataaaatattttaattttttggagaatatatattatgtattataaatatgtgcatttataaagaatttacatatttttacaactttaaaaatgagtataggaaaataaaaataaatagtggaataaaattattatgttattaaaaaatgtgtattGCTTACAGAGTCGATGTGGGTAATATCAACATGCGTgtcttcttttttaatgataaatCCGGATAAGTTAacaaacatttttattaattttccATTTCTAATATCATCTTCAGAATCAATGTCaattttgaataaatttGCGCTTTCTATGATtgtgtttttatatatatttttatcgaAAGCGTTGtaatcatttatatttgctGAAGCCATGACAATtatagttatatattttgatatcTACAAAATGggtaaaacatatattttatatatcaatgcctaataatatgaaaattatgatttCTAGAAGAATGgaaggaaaaaaattatcctTACTTCAACTTTTTTGGctaaagaataaaaatatcctTGAATTGATCGAGtatgatttatataacGGTGTTGTATTATTACTAAACTTGGATCATATACACGGACAACTTttcctaaaaaaaaacattataaaattgcatagatgaaattaaaatatcgtgagtttcaaaaaatgaaagataaaaatagcAAGATAgtataataacaataataaatattccgTGAATTGGGATAATCATATTATTCAactaattaattattttttacataccATTAGCAAAATCTTTACAGAAATGATAGACGGCATTAGGATTCCATAACAGGTTTATTATGTCTTCATactaatgataataaaataaatatatgtagatgcgcatatacatataataataatttttttatttgagtttaattttataacttaaattttgtttattaattCATACCGCATCTGGGGCggaaatttttaatttaagtTTTCCAACGCATGGATTTACatgtttattaaaatataaaaatacatcaTCTTCGTATATgctatataaataataatcgCTGGTATCCGTAGCATACTGTTGTAAAAGCTCTACAGCTTCGTCCATAAGTTTTGTTGCTTTTTTTGTTTCGTTATATTTGGTACACAATAGGTGAATGTTTTGTTCATATAGTTCACACGGACTATGAGcaatatgaaataattttaaatttgggaaaaaaataaatatatttataaaatggTATTTTTATGTCTAATAACTGTGTATGTGTATGTTTGCATGGATaagcatataatattatcatatatgAAGATTTAAACGTGTAGTTATattagatatatatatgcgttgttatatattcttaCGAAATATTATGGGGAATATTTTTGCGTAATGCAACATTACGTCGAGCTTTACTACGCAAAGCATATTTCCGTAGAGCAGAAACCTCTGGGGTATCTTCACTTGCAAGGATATTATTGTTCATGCATATGAGCATGCTTAAAAGACAAAAAACGATTTTAATGTATCctttattcattttcaaatttagtaaataaaatattaaaaagcacttaatatttttttaacaactaaaaataaaaagataatatttaattcacaaaataattattaaatgataattttgtatgttttttgtttaaatgTTGATAGCATACCAACAATAGCAGaagtttttataaataatgaatatcaaaaatatttaattattcttAATTTCGACCATATTATAATacctaaaaaaaaatgcttttaattattctataatatataaaatataaaatatattataatatttttaattataaattacgATTAcacaaaatttttaatttttataactcAATAATTAAAGctaaaattgaaaataaaactgataaaatatttataatgaaTGAAATTGTATTATTCTATATAACAGGTTGCGAGTACAACATAGAAaaacttatatattttatctaGCAAATTGATAGTTTaaagtataaaatatgaagttagaaaataacataaaaaaatataattttataatatggttataattataaatcatatattaataaataaatgatgatatGTATACAacttataatattattatataaaatagtttttttatttatttttggtATAAAgcattttttacattttcaaatattaaaataatttatttcaagCGAggtattacatttttatacattaCTGCTACTAtcacaataataatattcatcATACCAATGTATGACAAAATTTATGTTATGGCGattcgtttttttatatttttttttattacttttaaTCGAAATTTTAcagaataaaaattttaaatataattcgtaatttgataaaattgTGTATTGCTAGTAGTATtgatacatattttttgtaaattgatgtaaattataaaatattttttatttagcaagatatataatataaaaaacttaaaatacaaaaaatatttttattttttagttaCAATTGTCTCGGTGTTAAGGTGTTTATGGTTCTACTTCTGGGTCCAAGTTTATTTAATTGGTTCATATTTAACAATATTTGGTTGTCTGAAAGcctattaaatatatatataatagtgATGATGTGCAATTTTTATGAggtatatttaaataaccATAAACACACTGTTTTTTTAGAAGGcatgaataatatatttatgctAAGAGTTTCAAAGAGTTATTCTGTATGATAAAGGAAGAAAGAATTGaagatattaataatattatttttccaagctttatttgtttcgtttgatttaattttgaaaCACTTATTAGTTTAACATCTTCTTAAATagtatacataaataaaaaatcgtttaaatatatatatgtagcaattctaaaaaaatatatgacaTATCCCCCCAAATTTTAGCCTATAGATGATGTCTATGTTTGTAAACAAAAAAGGGTGATAAGCATTAAATGGAAGAAatatcataaataataacaattcTATTTGTagtattcaaaaaattaatatatatagatccatcttaatattaaaagatgaaaaaaaatatacaaaaaaaacattctTAAAACAAAGAAACATTTTATGATGGTAATTTAAATTAGCCATTATACATGGAAATAAATCgttttattaacataaaTCTTCTAACATTACGGTgctgaaaaatatatgtttatttatcaAGTGATAAATAATCTTCAAATTTTCCAATAAtgtatttttgttaaatgGAAGCATGCCTATTCATctaagaaaaaaaacataaatggatgaatatataacatgcttaaattttttgaaaattatagtatatattatgaatatctacatttatttaaaataatatattttttaacaattgttgaaataaattattatgttattaaaatttgtatatcGATTACAGATTCGAAATAGATGATATCAACACGCCATTCCCTTTTTTGAATGAGGTATCCATCTATGTTAACAAACgttttttccaattttccttttctaATATCATCTTCAGAATCAATGTCAGTTTTGAATGAATTTGGGCTTTCGATTATTATGTTTTGATAGGATTTCTTATTCTTACTGATGTGATCGTTTATATTTGCTGAAGccattaaaattatagttTTGTTTTCTGATatctataaaattaataaaaatatattgcatAAATTATTGGAATAATGtgaataatatgaaaaatacgATTTATTACGAAATAGAAAAGGAAAGTTTTCCTTACTTGAACTTTTGTAGctaaagaataaaaatatttatgacGAGATCACGACCATTTTTTGCAACGGTATTGTATCATTACTAAATTTGGATTGTACACACGGacaatttttcaaaaaagtaataacTTCGCATAatgtaaattaaaatattataaatttgaagACATGGGAAACAATAAATAGTATCGTATAACAATGACAATACTAAATCATGAAATGTCGAATAAATAGtaacaataatatgatGATTTGActaattatttatgttttgtATACTTTTAACAAAGGCAGTATTGAAAAAATGGGACAATCGGGATCCCATAGcatgtttattatttcattatattaatgggaacaaatagaaatatatgtatataaattataatcattttttaattttaatttggtTTATAACTTTAATATTGTTCGTTAATTGATATCTCATAGAATTTACGAGCTATATAATGCatttgtttaatatattgGTCGGATTGatgttttttgttataaaaaagcaTACTACTATCAAGATTGTTATGACATAATTCATAATCATCTATACTTTTAACATGATATTCTAAATGTGTTACAGCTTGGTTCATAACTTCACCTGCTTTTACAGTTCTTCTGGATCGGTACATAATAAGTgcttgttttttttatatatttcttctGGACTATCATTGATCAAAATGgagatattttttatgtgtacaaaaataaaggtattgtatttatattataatattgttGACATGCGTACATTTAATATGCTCacaatgaaatatttaatatatatattgttgtATTTTCTTACGTAGAACAATGGTGTGTTGACTCGAGTGTTAATTCGGGTGTTGTATATTCTCTTGGAGCGGTGTCAGTTGCAAGGGTTTTATTATTCGTATACACGAAGATGcttaaaagaaataaaacaatttgaatataaaatttattaatttttgaagtttataaacaaaatattaaaatatatattagtatttttttaattaaaaaataacgaCTCGAAAATAAAGACAAGTATAATTAGAATTGAAGCTAATAATTTTCTCCAATAGAGTATAAAAAACTATTATTTAAACGAAAAAATGTATGATTTATCagatttataaatttaatatactttttatttaaataattaaatcaTAAGACGACGTCAATAACAGAAGTTTTcacaaataatgaatatcaaaaatattatgattcACAATctcattaatattataatatctaaaaattgataattttgattatattatataaatgatgtttttaatatgcagaattatgaataaacaagttttatatttttataattgaTTAAactaaatttaaaatttataaagcATCCCATTACATATGgaattacatatatacttacatttatatataatagaaaaaaactATGTTGTTTTTACCTAATAGAAAatcaataattttaaataaaaatataaaagtaagaaaataatataaatatatatttgttttaatataattatatatacttggattaataattatattaaaacaaatatatattttattgttaatttGGGGTTAATGACTTATGGGACAATTGATCAAATGTTGGAATCGATTTGGTCCTAGAAGATAATGTTGATTTAAATaactataatatttaatatgagAAACTTGGGGAGAATAATGGGAATTgcaagaaaataaattataatttcaaCCAAAAAGACATTTAAAATGATATCACCCCTCAGTACCGCCTGAGCCAAATGATAAATGAAGTGACAAATTAAGAGTGATGAAGGAATGATTTTGAATGGAATAGAAATACAAAGTACTATTGGGATGgaatttatttaaaggtatatttattttaatagtCATTATTTTAggaattaatataatattttaaaaatatctGTCCactgaaaaatattatatattttttataattttatgttaGTATTCGTCTTTTGGATTAAGAAAGGaattgaagaaaaaaaaacatgaaaaattttataaatttgtttggTGTAAATAAAACGACAAAAACAGTTATAAACtcaatgaaaaaaaacaaatgcaaataattataaattcatttactcaaaaaaaacaaactaAAAAATCGATAAATTCCGTTTATGGGGAAAACTCTccattattaaatatacacaAACTTTGCAGGGCGATACTGTaccatttattaatttattttttttataaaagaaaaagcaattatttatataataaatttaattaacttatatttaaaattgaatttaaaaaatgtataaatttaaataatactaAATAGTAAACTTGTCtattaatataaagaactattgtatatatatgacaAATGTCAAGAGTTTGTTTcacattttataataaaacatataataaattttctatatgATGGAATTCTCTATGATAACTAATGTgctatatttatgtttcatttaaatagtatttataaaaataaagacaATATAATGTTTAACTATTAAAGGCACTATAATATGTGTTTAATGAATACGACAAAGTTATGCGTTTGGTTATTAAGCGTATTGGGGTTTCGGGTTtcatatgtattatttgttGTGATTTGTACGAGgaatatttgaaaatatggatattctatattattttaatagaAATCATAAATTTAATGTTGCATATTCTgagatatataaataaaatgactACATACTAAtctatgaaaaaaatatttttacaaaaaagtGGTAAATCACACATAGAACATTATTAAGCTATGTTTAAAATGGAGAAgtataacaaataaaaatgtatttatatacaaacaaccatttttattaattgtttttcatatgtttgcatatattgatttacaatatatatatatatctaatattttattaccataatt
This DNA window, taken from Plasmodium berghei ANKA genome assembly, chromosome: 13, encodes the following:
- a CDS encoding exported protein IBIS1, with protein sequence MKKGNNGNFSMARNCECKKIDNDDMVSSTRYSNKFGEKFNLISCTKLFALGMLFLICKNCDNSTQTTSAYQEYQYNGLILGKSRILSELDQNKDQNLGYKTQSYEDSSTENASTSYMSTLKTDEESNTAGEDRKEDNNDAAFIGKKSTEKKPHIDRISSTLNPESTDRRKSSDEQKSSNDKNIFKDVDDLINGIKSRYQDITNKIKSPEFQNECKGYINVAKEMIEDHRNHAMRFVSRNLNSLGIDQIFNDEHGGYAFLAKIMLTKVFVDNLFVPNFLKNNSTILSTIVYFLIISFIVSNYLDATQNNERERKNLNKSNIFCRAKPM
- a CDS encoding fam-a protein, translating into MNKGYIKIVFCLLSMLICMNNNILASEDTPEVSALRKYALRSKARRNVALRKNIPHNISPCELYEQNIHLLCTKYNETKKATKLMDEAVELLQQYATDTSDYYLYSIYEDDVFLYFNKHVNPCVGKLKLKISAPDAYEDIINLLWNPNAVYHFCKDFANGKVVRVYDPSLVIIQHRYINHTRSIQGYFYSLAKKVEISKYITIIVMASANINDYNAFDKNIYKNTIIESANLFKIDIDSEDDIRNGKLIKMFVNLSGFIIKKEDTHVDITHIDSIEFNCPNVPWWYIRKAKAIKMLDFSKLKQLFDEK